Proteins encoded by one window of uncultured Draconibacterium sp.:
- a CDS encoding transporter substrate-binding domain-containing protein → MRIVFIFALFLFSSHYLYAQYKIKASNNYPPFNFTNEEGELVGFNIDLVKAINEMYGNQIEISGSDWQTVNRLLEQNKINGLVGVHYPGFPDSEHIYSRSVINTSHCFLYNSNFQKNITLETLRTTQEPVVALWQNDVLTRYILSINPATKFVYVENYNQLIELLDDERITCAIAQRIGGMYYVRKHQKEYIKSTNHRILERNMGFMFSAGSEELAEIVNNATEVLLSNGEYQRLYDKWLAEYDQESNDLSDYWRYIIIISAIVITIILLLIIINRILQSRVQNKTQDLQHQLDLNSRIMHELSEQKNKAEQSDKMKSAFLANMSHEIRTPMNGILGFAELLKTQDFSKEEELQFINIIQQSGDRMLSTINNIIDISKIESGNEEAQIKEINIIGIISDLLEFFMAEAREKGIELLIEGDASQAPAHFFSDKYKLTSILTNLIKNAIKFTNKGYVKIAYQFNSAEIEITVSDTGIGIAPEKQQAIFDYFVQADHSHSSGYEGSGLGLSITKGYIQLLNGEISVQSEPQKGTSFTLSIPNAYKQNVAKEEKSLAKENTNEHTLSDLKIIIAEDDEISYDFLKHILSGVSISLKWAKNGIEAIKTVQENPDADVILMDIKLPEINGFEATSQIRAFNKDIYIIAQTAYAQENYKQQALAAGCDDFIIKPIDKEQLIKLLSNIKQPA, encoded by the coding sequence ATGCGAATAGTTTTCATTTTTGCATTATTTCTCTTTAGTAGCCATTATTTATACGCTCAATATAAAATTAAGGCCAGTAACAATTATCCTCCGTTTAACTTTACCAATGAAGAAGGTGAACTAGTAGGCTTTAATATTGATTTAGTTAAAGCCATCAATGAAATGTACGGCAACCAGATTGAAATATCAGGCTCAGATTGGCAGACCGTAAATAGGTTACTTGAGCAAAATAAAATCAATGGTTTAGTCGGTGTTCATTACCCCGGATTTCCTGATAGTGAACATATATATTCAAGATCGGTAATCAATACTTCGCATTGTTTTTTGTACAATAGCAATTTTCAAAAAAATATTACTTTAGAAACACTACGTACAACTCAAGAACCCGTTGTTGCACTCTGGCAAAACGATGTTCTTACCCGATATATATTAAGCATCAATCCTGCTACGAAATTTGTTTATGTCGAAAACTACAACCAGTTAATTGAATTGCTCGACGATGAACGAATAACTTGTGCCATTGCACAACGCATTGGCGGAATGTATTACGTTCGCAAACATCAGAAAGAATACATAAAATCCACTAATCACCGCATATTGGAACGCAATATGGGTTTTATGTTTTCTGCAGGTTCAGAAGAGTTGGCTGAAATTGTCAATAATGCAACTGAGGTATTGCTTTCGAATGGCGAATACCAACGCCTTTATGATAAGTGGCTGGCTGAATACGATCAGGAATCAAATGACCTGAGCGACTATTGGCGCTATATTATTATTATAAGTGCTATCGTAATAACTATTATTCTGCTGTTGATAATTATTAACCGCATTTTGCAATCCAGAGTTCAAAATAAAACCCAAGACTTGCAACATCAACTCGATTTGAACTCCAGAATTATGCATGAACTTTCTGAGCAAAAAAATAAGGCAGAACAAAGCGATAAAATGAAATCAGCATTTCTGGCAAACATGAGCCATGAAATTCGCACACCAATGAATGGGATACTTGGGTTTGCAGAGTTGTTAAAAACACAGGATTTTTCAAAAGAAGAGGAACTTCAGTTTATCAATATCATTCAGCAGAGTGGAGACAGAATGCTAAGTACGATAAACAATATTATTGATATTTCTAAAATCGAATCGGGAAATGAAGAAGCTCAGATAAAAGAAATAAATATAATCGGAATTATCTCTGATCTCTTAGAGTTCTTTATGGCAGAAGCCCGGGAAAAAGGAATTGAATTGCTGATTGAAGGAGATGCATCTCAGGCACCCGCACATTTCTTTAGCGATAAATATAAGCTTACTTCCATTTTAACCAACCTCATTAAAAACGCTATTAAATTTACAAATAAGGGATATGTAAAGATTGCCTATCAATTCAATTCAGCTGAAATAGAAATTACAGTAAGCGACACAGGGATAGGAATTGCACCTGAAAAGCAACAAGCCATCTTTGATTACTTTGTACAAGCCGACCATTCACATTCAAGTGGTTATGAGGGATCCGGGCTTGGACTCTCCATTACGAAAGGATATATTCAATTATTAAATGGTGAGATCAGTGTACAATCAGAGCCACAAAAAGGCACTTCATTTACTTTAAGTATTCCAAATGCGTATAAACAAAACGTAGCAAAAGAAGAAAAATCGCTCGCAAAAGAAAACACGAATGAACATACCTTAAGCGATTTAAAGATAATAATTGCTGAAGATGATGAGATTTCATACGATTTCTTAAAACACATACTCTCAGGTGTGTCGATAAGTTTAAAATGGGCAAAAAACGGTATAGAAGCCATTAAAACTGTGCAGGAAAATCCCGATGCAGATGTTATTTTAATGGATATTAAACTGCCCGAGATTAACGGATTTGAAGCCACCAGCCAAATAAGAGCTTTCAATAAAGATATTTACATAATTGCCCAAACTGCTTATGCACAAGAGAATTACAAACAACAGGCACTGGCTGCCGGATGTGACGATTTTATTATAAAACCAATTGATAAAGAACAGCTAATCAAGCTTCTTTCGAACATAAAGCAACCAGCCTAA
- a CDS encoding TraR/DksA C4-type zinc finger protein, whose translation MYGFNKVEIKSHIQSEIEKTKKQIEEYKELTKPVEPENAIGRISRMDAINNKSVTEAALRKAKDKLEKLNFALTKVDDEDFGVCIKCKKSIPLGRILIMPQARTCVNCSH comes from the coding sequence ATGTACGGGTTCAATAAGGTAGAAATAAAGTCGCATATTCAGTCTGAAATAGAAAAGACAAAAAAGCAGATTGAAGAATACAAAGAGTTGACAAAGCCGGTTGAACCTGAAAATGCCATTGGACGAATATCGAGAATGGATGCCATTAACAACAAGAGTGTTACTGAAGCTGCATTGAGAAAAGCAAAAGATAAACTTGAAAAGCTAAATTTTGCTTTAACGAAAGTTGATGATGAGGACTTTGGTGTTTGTATAAAATGTAAAAAATCAATCCCTCTCGGAAGAATTCTGATAATGCCCCAGGCGCGTACCTGTGTTAACTGTTCACATTAA
- the ftsY gene encoding signal recognition particle-docking protein FtsY, with translation MALFGSFSKKKKENLDEGLSKTKESVFKKLSRAVVGKSKVDDEVLDNLEEVLITSDVGVDTTLKIIERIEERVSRDKYMGVSELNNILKEEIATLLEENNTADVSDFELPEKEGPYVIMVVGVNGVGKTTTIGKLAYNFKQAGKSVVLGAADTFRAAAIEQLEVWAERVDVPIVKQKMGSDPASVAYDTLASAKASNADVVIIDTAGRLHNKVGLMNELSKIKKVMQKIVPDAPDEVLLILDGSTGQNAFEQAKQFTKATEVTALALTKLDGTAKGGVVIGISDQFKIPVKYIGIGEKMEHLQIFRRKEFVDSLFS, from the coding sequence ATGGCCTTATTCGGAAGTTTTAGCAAAAAGAAAAAAGAAAATCTCGACGAAGGATTATCGAAGACCAAAGAGAGTGTTTTTAAGAAGTTGAGTCGTGCTGTTGTTGGTAAATCAAAAGTTGATGATGAAGTTCTTGATAACCTGGAAGAAGTACTGATTACCTCTGATGTTGGTGTAGACACTACGCTAAAAATAATTGAGCGTATTGAAGAACGGGTGTCGCGAGATAAATACATGGGAGTTAGTGAGTTGAATAATATTTTGAAAGAAGAGATTGCCACACTTCTTGAGGAAAATAATACGGCCGATGTTTCAGATTTTGAACTTCCGGAAAAAGAAGGGCCGTATGTAATTATGGTTGTAGGTGTAAATGGGGTAGGAAAAACCACTACCATCGGGAAACTTGCATATAACTTTAAACAAGCCGGAAAATCGGTTGTTTTAGGTGCTGCCGATACATTTAGAGCAGCAGCAATTGAGCAGCTCGAAGTTTGGGCAGAAAGGGTAGATGTTCCTATCGTAAAACAAAAAATGGGGTCCGATCCGGCATCAGTGGCATACGATACATTGGCATCGGCAAAAGCAAGCAACGCCGATGTGGTAATTATAGATACTGCCGGCCGGTTGCACAACAAAGTTGGTTTAATGAACGAACTGAGTAAGATCAAAAAAGTAATGCAAAAGATCGTTCCCGACGCGCCAGACGAAGTTTTACTTATCCTTGATGGTTCTACGGGCCAAAATGCATTTGAGCAGGCAAAACAGTTTACAAAGGCTACTGAGGTTACAGCATTGGCATTAACTAAACTCGACGGCACAGCAAAAGGCGGTGTGGTAATCGGTATTTCTGATCAGTTTAAAATTCCGGTAAAATATATCGGTATTGGCGAAAAAATGGAGCATCTCCAGATTTTCCGCCGAAAAGAATTTGTCGATTCTCTTTTCTCTTAA
- a CDS encoding DUF4295 domain-containing protein: MAKKAVASLQKGAGKGYAKVIKMTKSDKTGAYSFKEEMVPNDEVKTYFKK; the protein is encoded by the coding sequence ATGGCAAAGAAAGCGGTAGCATCACTACAAAAAGGTGCCGGTAAAGGTTACGCTAAAGTTATCAAGATGACAAAATCTGATAAAACAGGTGCATACTCCTTTAAAGAAGAAATGGTGCCAAATGACGAGGTTAAAACCTATTTCAAAAAATAA
- the rpmG gene encoding 50S ribosomal protein L33, which yields MAKKGNRVQVILECTEHKDSGMPGTSRYITTKNRKNTPDRMELKKYNPILKKVTVHKEIK from the coding sequence ATGGCAAAAAAAGGTAACAGAGTGCAGGTGATATTGGAATGCACCGAGCACAAAGATAGTGGTATGCCAGGCACATCGCGGTATATTACTACAAAAAACAGAAAGAATACACCGGATCGTATGGAGTTAAAAAAATACAATCCTATTCTTAAGAAAGTAACAGTACACAAAGAAATTAAATAA
- the rpmB gene encoding 50S ribosomal protein L28: protein MSRVCQITGKRAMVGNNVSHSKRRTKRKFDINLFKKKFYMPHEDRWVQLTVSAAGMRTINKKGIKTALAEAQEKGFIGKF, encoded by the coding sequence ATGTCACGAGTTTGTCAAATAACAGGTAAAAGAGCAATGGTGGGTAACAATGTTTCTCACTCGAAAAGAAGAACTAAAAGAAAGTTCGATATAAACCTGTTCAAAAAGAAATTTTATATGCCCCACGAAGATCGTTGGGTGCAACTAACAGTATCTGCTGCCGGTATGCGTACGATTAATAAAAAAGGCATTAAAACTGCTCTAGCTGAGGCACAGGAAAAAGGTTTTATTGGTAAATTTTAA
- a CDS encoding tetratricopeptide repeat protein translates to MKRVVLLMVMVFISVMSFAQDSSELMTQANAAVESKDFEKAIELFESVLAIPDHGQNVDNINAVLGQLRPAVAKTKASDAVDNKEYDKAIELYKAAIADYPDAGIEEQAGKIFYNEGIKGYKSEDFVEAANCFAISQVDFNYEKAEKYKSASLKKAAEALVAEGKSSIDGVSVSEGNKAELLENLAKVFFTQGYEKYQAGAATIKEATEKVNAGSITTLDDEYTSAVAEGKKSFEQAIPLLKKALEIDPNNANASKVLAACEQSL, encoded by the coding sequence ATGAAAAGAGTAGTATTGTTAATGGTGATGGTGTTTATTTCTGTAATGTCATTTGCCCAGGATTCCAGTGAATTAATGACCCAGGCAAATGCCGCTGTAGAAAGCAAAGACTTTGAAAAAGCAATTGAATTATTCGAGTCAGTGTTGGCCATTCCTGATCACGGACAAAATGTTGATAACATTAATGCTGTGCTTGGTCAGTTGCGACCAGCTGTTGCTAAAACTAAAGCATCAGATGCAGTAGATAATAAAGAGTACGATAAAGCAATAGAACTGTATAAAGCTGCTATTGCAGATTATCCTGATGCAGGTATTGAAGAACAAGCCGGTAAAATATTTTATAATGAAGGAATTAAAGGCTACAAAAGTGAAGACTTTGTAGAGGCTGCTAATTGTTTTGCTATTTCTCAAGTTGATTTTAACTATGAAAAAGCAGAGAAATACAAAAGCGCTTCATTGAAAAAAGCTGCCGAGGCTTTAGTTGCTGAAGGGAAATCTTCAATTGATGGAGTAAGTGTAAGTGAAGGAAATAAGGCTGAATTGTTGGAAAACCTGGCAAAGGTCTTTTTCACACAAGGATATGAAAAATACCAGGCAGGAGCTGCAACCATTAAAGAAGCAACAGAAAAAGTTAATGCAGGAAGTATCACCACTTTAGATGATGAATATACAAGTGCAGTAGCCGAAGGTAAGAAAAGCTTCGAGCAAGCAATTCCGCTGTTGAAAAAAGCATTGGAAATTGATCCTAACAATGCAAATGCTTCAAAAGTACTGGCTGCTTGCGAGCAAAGTCTATAA
- a CDS encoding RelA/SpoT family protein, translated as MEPKEQIFTRYDQLKEFCQLTWDDASFYKLENAFEFAQSVLGETRFSHGEVILSHSLEVASIIAMEIGLEPDSVITGLLHNVMYAGLEEKPTHDDIGHKFGKHILSILEGMAKINALGTDTIDLHSENYRKLMLALAGDVRVILVKIADRLQVMRNLEVYSKENRERLANETQYLYAPLAHRLGLYNINSEMQDMCLKIQKPDEYNHVVACLKETERERANFVAEFVKPIEKKLQQRGMKFSMKARTKSISSINTKMRKKNVSFDEVMDLFAIRVILDSEPENEKADCWTAYSFVTEEYQTNPNRLRDWITIPKSNGYESLHTTVMGPHKKWVEIQIRTKRMDEVAEKGLAAHWKYKGGKESSFDSWLAGIRDILENPGLNAVDFIDHFNTDIYSDEIFVFTPKGDLKKMPAGATVLDFAYEIHSRIGDTCVGGKINGKKVTLKHQLKNGDQIAIDTSNNQKPKLDWLDFVVTSKAKNRVKASLNEDRNRQANDGREMLLRKFKNWKLDLNDDAIRKILKHFGFKLAVDFYYEVAIGKIDTLEVKSLFVEKQEEDSAKKTIEDILPQNDARSLTFEGGDDFLIIDNNLKNVNYKLAKCCNPVFGDRIFGFVTINEGIKIHRANCPNAPQMKERFPYRIIKTVWKDNTGNSSFLTSLHISGTDEIGIVSEITHIIAKDIGTQMRSINISSDKGNFEGILQVSVYNLDHLEFLIHKLKKVTGVISVSRGEK; from the coding sequence ATGGAGCCCAAAGAACAAATATTTACACGATACGACCAACTGAAAGAATTTTGCCAGTTAACCTGGGATGATGCATCTTTTTATAAACTTGAAAATGCTTTCGAATTTGCACAATCGGTTTTGGGAGAAACACGGTTTTCGCATGGAGAAGTAATTCTTAGTCATTCGCTTGAGGTAGCTTCGATAATTGCCATGGAGATTGGTCTTGAACCGGATTCAGTGATCACAGGATTGCTTCATAATGTGATGTATGCAGGTTTGGAAGAAAAACCAACACATGACGATATTGGGCATAAATTTGGGAAACATATACTTTCCATTCTCGAGGGAATGGCAAAAATTAATGCGCTGGGTACGGATACCATCGATTTGCATTCGGAAAATTACAGGAAACTGATGCTGGCATTAGCCGGAGATGTTCGGGTAATACTGGTTAAAATTGCCGACCGTCTGCAGGTAATGCGAAACCTGGAGGTTTACAGCAAAGAAAATCGAGAAAGGCTTGCAAACGAAACACAGTATTTATATGCTCCTTTGGCACACCGTTTAGGATTATACAATATCAATTCTGAAATGCAAGACATGTGTCTGAAGATTCAAAAGCCAGATGAGTATAACCACGTAGTTGCCTGTTTAAAGGAGACCGAAAGAGAACGTGCAAATTTTGTTGCCGAGTTTGTAAAACCAATTGAGAAAAAGTTACAACAACGAGGAATGAAATTTTCGATGAAAGCACGTACCAAGTCTATTTCTTCGATAAATACGAAAATGCGCAAAAAAAATGTGTCGTTTGATGAAGTAATGGATTTATTTGCCATACGTGTAATACTCGATTCTGAACCTGAAAATGAAAAGGCAGATTGCTGGACGGCTTATTCCTTTGTTACGGAAGAATATCAAACCAATCCAAACCGATTGCGCGACTGGATAACAATTCCGAAATCAAATGGTTACGAATCGCTGCATACCACGGTTATGGGGCCGCATAAAAAGTGGGTTGAAATACAAATCCGCACAAAACGAATGGACGAGGTGGCCGAAAAAGGATTAGCAGCTCACTGGAAATACAAAGGAGGAAAAGAATCGAGCTTTGACTCGTGGTTGGCGGGAATTCGCGATATTTTAGAAAATCCGGGTTTAAATGCGGTAGATTTTATCGATCATTTTAATACCGATATCTACAGCGATGAAATATTTGTTTTTACTCCGAAAGGCGATTTGAAAAAAATGCCGGCAGGAGCAACAGTTTTAGATTTTGCCTACGAAATTCATTCACGCATTGGTGATACCTGTGTAGGTGGAAAAATAAATGGTAAAAAAGTTACCTTAAAACATCAGCTGAAAAACGGCGACCAAATTGCAATCGACACCTCGAATAATCAAAAACCTAAGTTAGACTGGCTGGATTTTGTTGTTACCTCGAAAGCTAAAAACCGGGTAAAAGCAAGTTTAAACGAAGATCGTAATCGTCAGGCAAATGATGGGCGGGAAATGTTGTTGCGCAAATTTAAAAACTGGAAACTGGATTTAAACGACGATGCGATACGTAAAATTCTGAAGCACTTTGGCTTTAAGCTGGCGGTGGATTTCTACTATGAAGTGGCAATTGGGAAAATTGATACACTGGAAGTAAAATCGTTATTTGTTGAAAAACAGGAGGAGGATTCGGCTAAAAAAACAATTGAAGATATCCTCCCTCAGAATGATGCCCGAAGTCTGACCTTCGAAGGAGGCGATGATTTCCTGATTATTGATAACAATTTAAAAAATGTAAATTATAAACTGGCCAAATGCTGTAATCCTGTTTTTGGCGACAGAATATTTGGTTTTGTTACCATAAATGAAGGAATTAAGATTCACAGAGCAAACTGTCCGAATGCCCCGCAAATGAAGGAGCGATTCCCATACCGCATCATTAAAACGGTGTGGAAAGATAATACGGGTAATAGTTCATTTTTGACTTCACTGCATATATCAGGAACTGATGAAATTGGTATTGTATCTGAAATTACGCACATAATTGCAAAAGATATTGGTACACAAATGCGATCAATTAATATTTCGAGTGATAAAGGTAATTTCGAAGGAATATTGCAGGTGTCAGTCTATAATCTCGATCACCTCGAATTTCTTATCCATAAACTAAAAAAGGTAACTGGTGTTATTTCTGTAAGTAGGGGAGAGAAATAG
- a CDS encoding ferritin: MLKEKMLKALNEQINAEQYSSLLYLSMSAYFNDMGLPGFGNWMYIQFQEEMTHANKFFNYVIERGGKVNLKAIDQMPTTWDGVIDVFEKTLEHEQLVTGLINDLVDIAIEEKDHATQSFLRWFVDEQVEEEANVTEILDTLKLINGQGNGIFMLDREMRNRTFVDDTAAAE; the protein is encoded by the coding sequence ATGTTGAAAGAAAAAATGTTAAAAGCATTAAACGAGCAAATTAATGCTGAACAATATTCATCATTGTTATATCTCTCAATGTCAGCATATTTTAACGATATGGGCTTACCTGGTTTTGGAAACTGGATGTATATTCAATTCCAGGAAGAAATGACACATGCCAACAAATTTTTCAATTACGTAATTGAAAGAGGTGGAAAAGTTAATTTGAAAGCAATTGATCAAATGCCAACTACCTGGGATGGAGTTATCGACGTATTTGAAAAAACACTTGAGCACGAGCAGCTTGTAACAGGATTAATTAATGATCTGGTTGATATTGCTATTGAAGAGAAAGATCATGCAACACAGAGTTTCCTTCGCTGGTTTGTTGATGAGCAGGTTGAAGAAGAAGCAAACGTAACAGAAATTTTAGATACCTTAAAACTCATTAATGGCCAGGGTAATGGTATTTTTATGCTCGATCGTGAAATGCGTAATCGCACATTCGTTGATGATACCGCTGCAGCCGAATAA
- a CDS encoding acetyl-CoA hydrolase/transferase C-terminal domain-containing protein, whose translation MKNIKFISAADAVKVIKSNDRVHLHSVAVTPHPLINAMVERGRNKEFRNVRVQHIHTEGPAPYADTDLEGIFQLESFFVGGNVRKQTQAGYADYIPVFLQETQRLIREGYLKVNVTMIQVCPPDKHGYVSLGTSVDATLAAIENSDTVIAIVNPNVPRAFGDAMVHINDIDLFVEDDSPLYAPAPGAISEIDRKIGRYVAELVEDGATLQMGIGAIPNAVLSMLGNHKDLGVHSEMFADGILPLVEKGVVNGRNKKIDKGKMVATFLMGSTGLYDFIDDNPGVLMQDVKYTNRVSVIAKNPKVTAINSALQIDITGQVCADSIGTTHYSGVGGQIDFLRGASLSKGGKPIIAIPSVTAKGISKIAPTLLLGAGVVSTRANIHWVVTEYGAVNLYGRTMQDRAKLLTSIAHPDHQESLDKAAFERFGPHFHYVWDE comes from the coding sequence ATGAAGAATATAAAATTCATTTCAGCTGCCGATGCAGTAAAAGTTATCAAATCGAACGACCGAGTTCACCTTCACAGTGTGGCTGTTACACCACACCCTCTTATCAACGCAATGGTTGAAAGAGGAAGAAACAAAGAATTCCGCAACGTACGTGTTCAGCACATCCATACCGAAGGACCTGCTCCATACGCTGATACCGACTTAGAAGGAATTTTTCAATTAGAATCATTTTTTGTTGGTGGAAACGTAAGAAAACAAACTCAAGCGGGTTATGCCGATTACATTCCTGTTTTTCTTCAGGAAACCCAACGATTGATTCGTGAAGGATATTTAAAAGTAAATGTAACCATGATTCAGGTTTGTCCTCCCGATAAACATGGTTATGTATCGTTAGGAACATCTGTTGACGCCACTTTGGCAGCAATTGAAAATTCTGACACCGTAATTGCTATTGTAAACCCGAACGTACCACGTGCTTTTGGTGATGCAATGGTTCACATAAACGACATCGATTTATTTGTTGAAGACGATAGTCCGCTGTATGCTCCAGCTCCGGGTGCAATTAGCGAAATCGATCGTAAAATTGGTCGTTATGTTGCCGAGTTGGTAGAAGACGGTGCTACTCTGCAAATGGGTATTGGCGCTATTCCAAATGCTGTATTAAGCATGTTGGGCAACCACAAAGACCTTGGTGTTCACTCAGAAATGTTTGCCGATGGAATTCTTCCTCTGGTAGAAAAAGGAGTAGTTAACGGTCGAAACAAAAAAATCGACAAAGGTAAAATGGTTGCAACTTTCTTAATGGGGTCTACCGGCCTTTACGATTTTATCGACGACAACCCAGGTGTATTAATGCAAGATGTAAAATATACCAACCGTGTAAGTGTTATTGCTAAAAACCCAAAAGTAACAGCAATTAACTCTGCACTTCAAATCGACATTACCGGACAGGTTTGTGCCGACTCTATCGGAACAACTCACTACTCGGGCGTTGGTGGTCAGATCGACTTTTTGCGTGGTGCATCATTAAGTAAAGGTGGTAAACCAATTATTGCAATACCATCTGTAACTGCTAAAGGTATTAGCAAAATTGCTCCAACATTACTGCTTGGTGCAGGCGTAGTGAGTACACGTGCTAATATTCACTGGGTAGTTACCGAATACGGTGCAGTAAACTTGTATGGAAGAACAATGCAAGACAGAGCAAAACTATTGACATCTATCGCTCACCCTGATCATCAGGAGAGTTTGGACAAAGCAGCGTTTGAACGTTTTGGTCCTCACTTCCATTATGTATGGGATGAATAA
- the mce gene encoding methylmalonyl-CoA epimerase gives MNISHIEHIGIAVNSLEEAIPYYEEMLGLKCYAVEEVADQKVKTAFFQVGDTKIELLESTSPDGPIGKFLEKKGQGVHHLAFAVDNVNDSLNELGEKGVQLIDKTARKGAEGLNIGFLHPKATMGVLTEICGKE, from the coding sequence ATGAACATTTCACATATAGAACACATCGGTATCGCAGTGAATAGTTTAGAGGAAGCTATTCCATACTACGAAGAGATGCTGGGTCTAAAATGCTATGCCGTTGAAGAAGTGGCAGACCAAAAAGTAAAAACCGCCTTCTTTCAGGTTGGCGACACTAAAATCGAGTTATTGGAATCAACTAGTCCTGACGGACCAATTGGTAAATTCCTTGAGAAAAAAGGTCAGGGCGTACACCACCTTGCTTTTGCTGTTGACAATGTAAACGATTCGTTGAATGAGCTAGGAGAAAAAGGCGTTCAGCTGATCGACAAAACAGCGCGTAAAGGGGCCGAAGGATTAAATATTGGATTCCTTCACCCAAAAGCTACAATGGGGGTATTAACTGAAATTTGCGGAAAAGAGTAA